A window of the Microbacterium sp. LWH13-1.2 genome harbors these coding sequences:
- the nirB gene encoding nitrite reductase large subunit NirB produces MVAHRFVESLLRSEGDTRSVTVIGEEGRAPYDRVGLSSYFAGASAEDLELDAGVLADDRVRFIRDDRVMSIDRSARSVRTRSGAIHGYGTLVLATGSYALRPAIDGAKLPGCFVYRTIDDLAAIRDFVTRREAQLGRPLRGTVIGGGLLGLEAAGALQGLDVGCTVVQSSDRLMSAQLDLAGGTVLRRLIESKGIAVRTATRTTRLDPDASGAVATLQLQDGTMHDTDIVIFTVGVRPQDSLARLAQLDVHPSGGVLIDSRCRTADEHILAIGEVANYGGRSVGLVAPGYAMAEVAATRLLGGDATFPGYDESAKLKLSGVDVASFGDAMAVTPNALDVVYTDPVSGVYKKLVLSDDAKTLLGGILVGDASAYGSLRPLVGAPLGADPAAYLLPEAGGALPDNELPDDAVVCSCSNVTAGRIRDAVHAEGCTDAAAVKACTKAGATCGSCIFAVKKIVGQEMTKLGQTTSDALCEHFAMSRRQLFDAVRVSELSTFSSIIGRFGIGRGCDICKPALASILAVLVGAHVLDGENASLQDTNDHVMANMQKDGTYSVVPRMPGGEVTPAGLIAIGNIAESYGLYTKITGGQRIDMFGARLEQLPQIWQRLVDAGFESGQAYGKALRTVKSCVGSTWCRYGVLDAVGMAVRLELRYRGLRAPHKLKVGVSGCARECAEARSKDVGVIATETGWNMYVGGNGGFSPRHAELLASGLDDEGLIRAIDRFFMYYIRTADRLQRTAGWCAELDGGLDGLRSVIFDDELGICDDLDTAMSVHVDRYEDEWAATLRDPVKLRRFESFVNATDTPDPSLAYVPERGQVRPATAEERSDGSVLIAGTTLEVRR; encoded by the coding sequence ATGGTCGCGCATCGTTTCGTCGAGAGTCTGCTCCGGTCCGAGGGCGATACGCGCTCCGTCACGGTGATCGGCGAGGAAGGGCGAGCGCCCTACGACCGCGTCGGGCTGTCCTCGTACTTCGCGGGTGCCAGCGCCGAAGATCTCGAGCTCGACGCCGGCGTCCTTGCCGACGACCGAGTGCGTTTCATCCGAGACGACCGGGTCATGAGCATCGATCGCAGCGCGCGGTCGGTGCGCACGCGGTCCGGCGCGATCCATGGATACGGCACGCTCGTGCTCGCGACGGGTTCGTATGCACTGCGTCCGGCGATCGACGGGGCGAAACTCCCCGGATGCTTCGTGTATCGGACGATCGACGACCTCGCGGCGATCCGTGATTTCGTCACGCGTCGTGAGGCGCAGCTCGGGCGCCCGCTTCGCGGCACGGTGATCGGCGGTGGTCTGCTCGGGCTCGAAGCAGCGGGGGCGTTGCAGGGGCTCGACGTCGGATGCACCGTCGTACAGTCCTCCGACCGGCTCATGTCCGCGCAGCTCGATCTGGCGGGCGGAACGGTCCTTCGGCGCCTCATCGAATCGAAGGGGATCGCTGTTCGAACCGCGACGCGGACGACCCGCCTGGACCCCGATGCATCGGGGGCTGTCGCCACACTGCAGCTCCAGGACGGCACCATGCACGACACCGACATCGTGATCTTCACGGTCGGCGTGCGTCCGCAGGACTCGCTCGCGAGGCTCGCTCAGCTCGATGTGCATCCGTCCGGCGGGGTGCTGATCGATTCCCGGTGCCGCACCGCCGATGAACACATCCTCGCGATCGGTGAGGTCGCCAACTACGGCGGCCGCTCGGTCGGGCTCGTCGCCCCGGGGTATGCGATGGCAGAGGTGGCGGCCACCCGACTGCTCGGGGGCGACGCGACGTTCCCCGGGTACGACGAATCGGCCAAGCTCAAGCTCTCGGGTGTCGACGTCGCGAGCTTCGGCGATGCGATGGCCGTCACCCCGAATGCCCTCGACGTGGTGTACACCGACCCGGTGAGCGGCGTCTACAAGAAGCTCGTCCTCTCCGATGACGCGAAGACGCTGCTCGGTGGCATCCTCGTCGGCGACGCCTCGGCCTACGGCTCCCTGCGTCCGTTGGTGGGCGCGCCGCTGGGGGCTGACCCTGCCGCCTATCTGCTGCCCGAGGCCGGTGGAGCCCTCCCAGACAACGAACTCCCAGACGACGCGGTGGTCTGTTCCTGCTCGAATGTGACCGCCGGGCGTATCCGCGATGCAGTCCACGCGGAGGGCTGCACGGATGCCGCAGCCGTGAAGGCATGTACCAAGGCGGGCGCCACCTGCGGATCGTGCATCTTCGCTGTGAAGAAGATCGTCGGGCAGGAGATGACGAAGCTCGGGCAGACGACGTCCGATGCGTTGTGCGAACACTTCGCGATGTCACGACGGCAGCTGTTCGACGCTGTGCGAGTGTCGGAGCTCTCGACTTTCAGCTCGATCATCGGGCGCTTCGGCATCGGGCGTGGCTGCGACATCTGCAAGCCGGCTCTCGCCAGCATCCTCGCGGTGCTGGTCGGAGCGCATGTCCTCGACGGTGAGAACGCGTCGTTGCAGGACACCAACGATCACGTGATGGCCAACATGCAGAAGGACGGCACCTATTCCGTGGTGCCGAGGATGCCGGGTGGCGAGGTCACGCCGGCGGGACTCATCGCGATCGGCAACATCGCCGAGTCTTACGGCCTTTACACGAAGATCACGGGCGGGCAGCGCATCGACATGTTCGGTGCCCGTCTCGAGCAGCTGCCGCAGATCTGGCAGCGACTGGTCGACGCCGGCTTCGAATCGGGACAGGCCTACGGCAAGGCGCTGCGAACGGTGAAGTCATGCGTCGGCTCGACGTGGTGTCGGTACGGTGTGCTGGATGCGGTGGGGATGGCCGTGCGGCTGGAGTTGCGTTACCGCGGACTGCGAGCGCCGCACAAGCTCAAGGTGGGCGTCTCGGGGTGCGCACGAGAGTGTGCGGAGGCTCGATCGAAGGACGTCGGGGTGATCGCGACCGAGACGGGCTGGAACATGTACGTCGGCGGCAACGGCGGGTTCTCGCCGAGGCACGCGGAGCTTCTCGCGTCTGGTCTCGATGACGAAGGACTGATCCGCGCGATCGACCGCTTCTTCATGTATTACATTCGCACGGCGGATCGTCTGCAGCGCACTGCCGGGTGGTGCGCGGAGCTCGACGGCGGGCTGGACGGACTGCGGTCGGTGATCTTCGACGACGAACTCGGCATCTGCGATGACCTCGACACGGCGATGTCCGTGCACGTCGATCGGTACGAGGACGAATGGGCCGCGACCCTGCGGGACCCGGTCAAGCTCCGGCGGTTCGAGTCGTTCGTGAACGCGACGGACACCCCCGACCCGTCCCTCGCCTATGTGCCGGAACGAGGCCAGGTGCGCCCGGCCACGGCGGAGGAGCGCAGCGACGGTTCGGTGTTGATCGCGGGCACGACTCTGGAGGTGCGGCGGTGA
- the nirD gene encoding nitrite reductase small subunit NirD produces MTTTGSRVRVCAVGDLEIERGRAALFGTVQVALFLLADASVHAVSNLDPYSGAHVMSRGIVGSRGEAATLASPMHKQVFDLRTGECIETQGREPASLRVWSVIVVDGHVELDLEEIR; encoded by the coding sequence GTGACCACCACCGGCAGTCGGGTTCGAGTGTGCGCCGTCGGTGATCTGGAGATCGAGCGCGGCAGGGCTGCGCTCTTCGGGACGGTCCAGGTCGCGCTCTTCCTGCTGGCGGACGCTTCGGTGCACGCCGTGTCGAATCTCGACCCGTACAGCGGTGCGCACGTCATGTCGCGCGGCATCGTCGGCAGCCGGGGCGAGGCAGCGACCCTCGCGTCGCCGATGCACAAGCAGGTGTTCGATCTGCGCACGGGCGAGTGCATCGAGACGCAGGGCAGGGAACCCGCTTCGCTGCGGGTGTGGAGCGTGATCGTCGTCGACGGTCACGTCGAGCTCGACCTCGAGGAGATCCGATGA
- the cobA gene encoding uroporphyrinogen-III C-methyltransferase — translation MTVMLGVNLTGRDVLLVGGGQVAAKRLRRFLAEGASVRIVAPTLHEDTVRLVENHGVAWQDREFRAADLAGAWLVHTATGDAHVDRAVGEQCELQRVLCINASDGAHGSARLTAQAEVGDVTVAVTSTVGADPRRSMAVRDAIIALAGDGRLPLRRRRGARSGRVDLVGGGPGPADLMTVRARRLIAEADVLVTDRLGPAAEIVQGLDPDVEVIDVGKQPGRHPVPQEEINRIIVEHAAAGLRVVRLKGGDPFVFGRGGEEMLACLAAGIPVDVTPGITSAIAVPQSAGIPVTHRGTAAAFHVVNGQGGLGPGTLEAMADSTVTTVVLMGVAALGRLVESAIAHGVPKDRPVAFVESGHTPQQRTTRTTLGRAVEDALAVGLRNPAVIVIGEVVSERLLLPSPSTVGAALA, via the coding sequence ATGACCGTGATGCTGGGTGTCAATCTGACGGGACGCGACGTGCTGCTCGTGGGAGGAGGTCAGGTGGCCGCGAAGCGGCTCCGTCGCTTCCTCGCCGAGGGCGCGAGTGTGCGGATCGTCGCACCGACGCTGCACGAGGACACTGTGCGGCTCGTCGAGAATCACGGAGTCGCCTGGCAGGATCGGGAGTTCCGCGCGGCGGACCTCGCGGGTGCATGGCTGGTGCACACCGCGACCGGCGACGCCCATGTGGATCGCGCGGTCGGCGAGCAGTGCGAGCTGCAGCGGGTCCTCTGCATCAACGCCTCGGACGGCGCGCACGGATCGGCCAGGCTGACTGCACAGGCGGAAGTCGGCGACGTGACGGTCGCGGTCACCAGCACCGTCGGCGCGGATCCGCGCCGCTCCATGGCCGTGCGGGATGCGATCATCGCTCTGGCCGGTGATGGCCGGCTGCCGCTCCGGCGCCGGCGGGGCGCGCGCAGCGGCCGGGTCGACCTTGTCGGCGGCGGTCCTGGTCCCGCGGATCTGATGACCGTGCGCGCACGGAGACTGATCGCTGAGGCCGATGTGCTCGTCACCGATCGACTCGGACCGGCAGCCGAGATCGTGCAGGGACTCGACCCCGATGTCGAGGTGATCGACGTGGGCAAGCAGCCGGGACGCCACCCGGTCCCGCAGGAGGAGATCAACAGGATCATCGTCGAGCACGCCGCTGCCGGTCTGCGGGTGGTGCGTCTCAAGGGAGGCGACCCGTTCGTCTTCGGGCGCGGGGGCGAGGAGATGCTCGCGTGCCTCGCTGCAGGTATCCCCGTCGACGTCACCCCCGGGATCACGAGCGCGATCGCGGTGCCGCAGTCGGCGGGCATCCCGGTCACGCATCGCGGCACGGCGGCCGCCTTCCACGTCGTGAACGGGCAGGGCGGACTCGGGCCGGGTACCTTGGAGGCCATGGCTGATTCGACGGTGACGACAGTCGTCCTGATGGGCGTCGCAGCTCTCGGACGGCTGGTGGAGTCGGCGATCGCGCACGGCGTTCCCAAGGACCGTCCCGTCGCATTCGTGGAGAGCGGGCACACACCGCAGCAGCGCACGACGCGCACGACCCTCGGACGTGCCGTCGAGGACGCCCTCGCCGTCGGGCTCCGCAATCCCGCCGTGATCGTGATCGGAGAGGTCGTGAGCGAGCGCCTGCTGCTGCCCTCGCCGTCGACCGTCGGGGCTGCTCTGGCGTGA
- a CDS encoding uroporphyrinogen-III synthase, with translation MTTRAPLSPALVGCTIVVAADRRAGDLVTALERRGGQVYRAPALSIIPNEDDEDLLACTRDLIADPPDIVIVTTGVGFRGWIDAAHENDLAEELSTALTGAQFVARGPKAHGAIQQAGFTADWVAESETSAEVAEYLTAEGVAGRRIAIQHHGAGADGLDALLAGLGADVVSITVYRWGPPPDPQIVHRSVVQAGSGEVDAVLFTSAPGAAEWVRAAIRADTLDAIRRRAEAGRLLLAAVGPITAAPLRSAGLHTRLAARGRLGSLVRCVVDHFASGAAPQRRTAAGTMEMRSRGVLLDGRFVPLSRAGSSILSELFDAAGRVVSREQLGLVLPRGGESAHAVDVAVARLREALGGATAIQTVVKRGYRLTMEETE, from the coding sequence GTGACGACACGGGCCCCCCTCTCGCCGGCTCTGGTCGGATGCACCATCGTCGTGGCCGCAGACAGGCGCGCGGGCGACCTCGTCACCGCGCTCGAACGCCGAGGGGGGCAGGTCTACCGTGCGCCGGCGCTGAGCATCATCCCGAACGAAGACGACGAGGATCTGCTCGCCTGCACCCGTGATCTGATCGCGGATCCGCCGGACATCGTGATCGTGACGACGGGTGTCGGGTTCCGCGGCTGGATCGACGCGGCGCACGAGAACGATCTGGCAGAAGAGCTGTCGACCGCGCTCACAGGCGCTCAGTTCGTCGCTCGGGGGCCGAAGGCGCACGGCGCGATCCAGCAGGCGGGGTTCACAGCCGACTGGGTCGCGGAGTCCGAGACCTCGGCGGAGGTGGCGGAGTACCTCACGGCGGAAGGCGTCGCCGGGCGTCGCATCGCGATCCAGCACCACGGTGCGGGTGCCGACGGACTCGACGCGTTGCTCGCCGGCCTCGGCGCCGATGTCGTGAGCATCACGGTCTACCGCTGGGGACCGCCTCCCGACCCGCAGATCGTGCACCGCTCCGTGGTGCAGGCCGGCTCCGGCGAGGTCGACGCCGTGCTCTTCACCTCCGCGCCGGGTGCAGCCGAGTGGGTCCGTGCCGCGATCCGTGCTGACACGCTCGACGCGATCCGCCGACGCGCGGAGGCCGGGCGTCTGCTGCTCGCAGCCGTCGGCCCCATCACCGCGGCACCGCTGCGCAGCGCTGGGCTGCACACCAGGCTCGCCGCGCGTGGAAGGCTCGGTTCGCTGGTCCGCTGCGTCGTCGACCATTTCGCCTCCGGAGCAGCCCCGCAGCGGCGAACGGCTGCGGGCACCATGGAGATGCGCAGTCGCGGCGTGCTGCTCGATGGGCGGTTCGTGCCGCTTTCTCGTGCCGGCTCCAGCATCCTCAGCGAACTCTTCGACGCCGCGGGCCGGGTGGTCTCCAGGGAGCAGCTCGGTCTCGTATTGCCGCGGGGCGGCGAGAGCGCGCACGCCGTCGACGTCGCGGTCGCGCGGCTCCGCGAGGCGCTCGGTGGAGCGACCGCCATCCAGACAGTCGTGAAGCGCGGGTATCGGCTCACCATGGAGGAAACCGAATGA
- a CDS encoding CbiX/SirB N-terminal domain-containing protein: MTTLVACSHGTDSPAGRRTIEALVDLVRQRIPGSRVVQAFVDVQEPTVLDVIEQERVLDDVVVVPLLLSVGFHTAVDIADAVRPHDNVRQGEPLGTHPLIAEVLATRLRAAVAGQWLPGDHVVLAAAGSSNPAAVADVAAASAHLARLVPVPITIGYASAIDPRIGEAVAAARRGGATRVIAASHVLAPGYFAGLVEKSGADRVSAPLGADVRIADVIVDRFHSA; this comes from the coding sequence ATGACCACGCTCGTCGCCTGCTCCCACGGCACGGACTCACCGGCGGGCCGGCGCACGATCGAGGCGCTCGTCGACCTCGTGCGGCAGCGGATACCGGGCTCGCGGGTCGTGCAGGCGTTCGTCGACGTGCAGGAGCCCACGGTGCTCGACGTGATCGAGCAGGAACGGGTGCTCGACGACGTCGTCGTGGTGCCGCTGCTGCTGTCGGTCGGCTTCCACACGGCCGTCGACATCGCCGACGCCGTGCGGCCGCACGACAACGTCCGGCAAGGGGAGCCCTTGGGCACCCACCCGCTGATCGCCGAGGTGCTGGCCACCCGTCTGCGTGCGGCCGTCGCGGGCCAGTGGCTTCCAGGCGACCATGTCGTGCTCGCTGCCGCCGGTTCGAGCAATCCGGCAGCCGTCGCCGATGTCGCTGCGGCGTCGGCGCACCTCGCTCGCCTCGTCCCCGTCCCGATCACGATCGGATACGCCTCGGCAATCGATCCGAGGATCGGGGAGGCCGTCGCCGCAGCCCGGCGAGGCGGCGCGACACGGGTGATCGCGGCAAGCCACGTCCTCGCTCCCGGATACTTCGCCGGACTCGTGGAGAAGTCCGGGGCGGACCGGGTATCCGCGCCCCTCGGTGCAGACGTGCGGATCGCGGACGTCATCGTCGATCGATTCCACTCCGCCTGA
- a CDS encoding formate/nitrite transporter family protein, producing MSYIKPAELASRMVDAGAYKLQLSTRDTLIRAFMGAALLTIAAAFAVTVSTQTGQPLLGAVLFPVGFVMLYLLGYDLLTGVFTLGPLAVLDRRPGATFGSLMRNWGLVFLGNFGGAFLVAILMAIYFTYGFSTAPSAVGDAISEIGHGRTVGYADHGASGMLTLFIRGVLCNWMVSTGVVLAMVSDSTIGKIVAMWLPIMLFFYMGFEHSIVNMFLFPSGLLMGADFTVWDYVVWNELPTVVGNLVGGLVFVGLPIYFTHGRPKARKTREARAALRRARSVAAEAPADTTPVAPQEASSELEPSRA from the coding sequence GTGTCGTACATCAAGCCCGCCGAGCTCGCCAGCCGCATGGTCGACGCCGGCGCATACAAGCTGCAGCTGTCCACTCGCGACACCCTCATCCGCGCCTTCATGGGCGCCGCCCTGCTGACGATCGCCGCGGCTTTCGCCGTCACGGTCTCGACGCAGACCGGCCAGCCGCTCCTGGGCGCAGTGCTCTTCCCGGTCGGCTTCGTGATGCTCTATCTGCTCGGGTACGACCTGCTCACCGGAGTCTTCACTCTCGGGCCGCTCGCGGTGCTCGACCGTCGCCCCGGGGCGACCTTCGGGTCGCTGATGCGCAACTGGGGCCTCGTCTTCCTCGGCAACTTCGGCGGCGCCTTCCTGGTGGCGATCCTGATGGCGATCTACTTCACCTACGGGTTCTCGACCGCACCGAGCGCCGTCGGCGACGCGATCAGCGAGATCGGACACGGTCGCACGGTCGGATACGCCGACCACGGCGCATCCGGGATGCTGACTCTGTTCATCCGCGGTGTGCTCTGCAACTGGATGGTTTCGACGGGCGTCGTGCTGGCCATGGTCTCGGACAGCACCATCGGCAAGATCGTCGCGATGTGGCTGCCGATCATGCTGTTCTTCTACATGGGGTTCGAGCACTCCATCGTCAACATGTTCCTGTTCCCGTCAGGCCTGCTGATGGGCGCCGACTTCACTGTGTGGGACTACGTCGTCTGGAACGAGCTGCCCACCGTCGTCGGCAATCTCGTCGGGGGTCTCGTGTTCGTCGGACTGCCGATCTACTTCACGCACGGACGCCCCAAGGCTCGGAAGACCCGCGAAGCACGCGCTGCTCTGCGCCGGGCGCGCTCCGTCGCAGCCGAAGCACCCGCCGACACCACGCCGGTCGCCCCTCAGGAGGCCAGCTCGGAGCTCGAGCCCTCGCGCGCCTGA
- a CDS encoding excinuclease ABC subunit UvrA yields the protein MMGGTPPSKLSDTSNAIVVSGARVHNLRDVNVAIPRDALVAFTGVSGSGKSSLAFGTLYAEAQRRYFESVAPYARRLMSQVDIPDVDAIAGLPPAVALPQQRTAGSARSTVGSATSIGNVVRMLFSRVGTYPPGAEPLFAEDFSANTVQGACPRCHGIGQVYDVPLDLMVPDESLSIRDRALDAWPRAWHGKQLIDSLISLGYDIDIPWRDLPEEQRQWVLYTEESPQVPVFTDRGPAQVRKAVAAGIEPSYMSTFVGVRQYVLNTFAHSKSAKMREKAASFMVSVRCPTCDGRRLKPEALAVTFAGLDITEMAGLPLADLAALLETALDRPDGGSAADASDREALPPEKQLAAHRLVDELRDRVSPIIELGLGYLSLDRSTPTLSSGELQRMRLATQVLSQLFGVMFVLDEPSAGLHPADGEALVRILRSLRDSGNTVFFVEHSLDVIRHADWIVDIGPGAGATGGEIVYSGPIDGLRKAEHSQTRRYLFPDDARAEQPTTPVSASREADGRLVLTEVSRNNLRSVSVSIPLGCLTAVTGVSGSGKSSLVTQALPDLLQKSLSSEVDGSSIDSSSDTQSSTAADPLFSSPTAETTGRASGPASRVRRVVQVSQKPIGRTSRSNVATYTGLFDRVRALFAATPEARRRRYAASRFSFNLPSGRCPTCKGEGMVEVELLFLPTVHAPCSTCGGTRYNPETLEIELHGHTIADVLALSVNDARALFADDADVTRHLDALLDVGLGYLPLGQSATELSGGEAQRVKLASELRRAQHGDTLYLLDEPTSGLHPSDTDRLLVHLQHLVDAGNTVVMVEHDMRVVAQADWVIDMGPGAGDLGGAVVAEGTPRSVASASGSTTASYLAKALDAEN from the coding sequence ATGATGGGCGGGACCCCACCGTCGAAGCTCTCCGACACGTCGAACGCCATCGTCGTGTCCGGGGCACGTGTGCACAACCTTCGCGACGTGAACGTCGCGATACCCCGAGACGCCCTCGTCGCGTTCACGGGTGTCTCGGGTTCGGGGAAGAGCTCTCTCGCTTTCGGCACTCTCTACGCCGAAGCCCAGCGCCGCTACTTCGAATCGGTGGCGCCCTACGCGCGGCGCCTGATGAGCCAGGTCGACATCCCCGACGTCGACGCCATCGCGGGGCTGCCCCCGGCGGTCGCCCTCCCCCAGCAACGCACCGCCGGCAGCGCTCGATCGACCGTCGGCAGCGCCACGTCGATCGGCAACGTCGTGCGCATGCTGTTCTCACGAGTCGGCACCTACCCGCCTGGGGCGGAGCCGCTGTTCGCCGAAGACTTCTCGGCGAACACCGTGCAGGGCGCCTGCCCGCGGTGCCACGGGATCGGGCAGGTGTACGACGTGCCCCTGGACCTCATGGTGCCCGATGAGTCGCTGTCGATCCGCGACCGTGCTCTCGATGCCTGGCCGAGGGCGTGGCACGGCAAGCAGCTCATCGACAGTCTGATCTCTCTCGGCTACGACATCGACATCCCGTGGCGGGATCTGCCCGAGGAGCAGCGTCAGTGGGTGCTGTACACCGAGGAGTCCCCTCAGGTTCCGGTGTTCACCGACCGCGGTCCGGCGCAGGTGCGCAAGGCCGTCGCCGCCGGCATCGAGCCGTCGTACATGAGCACGTTCGTCGGAGTGAGACAGTACGTGCTCAACACCTTCGCCCACTCGAAGAGCGCGAAGATGCGCGAGAAGGCCGCGAGCTTCATGGTCAGCGTCCGCTGCCCGACGTGCGACGGACGCCGGCTGAAGCCGGAAGCGCTCGCCGTGACGTTCGCCGGTCTCGACATCACGGAGATGGCCGGACTGCCACTCGCCGACCTCGCAGCTCTCCTCGAGACGGCACTCGACCGACCCGACGGCGGGTCGGCCGCGGATGCATCCGATCGCGAGGCTCTCCCGCCCGAGAAGCAGCTCGCGGCGCACCGGCTGGTCGACGAACTGCGAGATCGCGTCTCCCCCATCATCGAGCTCGGGTTGGGCTATCTCTCGCTCGACCGATCGACGCCCACGCTCTCGTCCGGGGAGTTGCAGCGGATGCGGCTCGCGACCCAGGTGCTCTCGCAGCTGTTCGGGGTCATGTTCGTGCTCGACGAGCCCTCTGCCGGACTTCATCCCGCCGACGGCGAAGCGCTCGTGCGCATCCTCCGCTCGCTCAGAGATTCAGGAAACACGGTCTTCTTCGTCGAGCACTCCCTCGATGTGATCCGGCATGCGGACTGGATCGTCGACATCGGCCCGGGTGCGGGAGCCACCGGTGGCGAGATCGTCTACTCCGGTCCGATCGACGGGCTCCGAAAGGCAGAGCACTCGCAGACCCGGCGCTACCTGTTCCCCGATGACGCGCGTGCCGAACAGCCGACGACACCGGTGTCCGCTTCTCGAGAAGCCGACGGCCGGCTCGTGCTCACCGAAGTCTCGCGCAACAACCTCCGCAGCGTCTCGGTGTCGATCCCGCTCGGCTGCCTCACCGCCGTCACCGGCGTCTCCGGCTCGGGCAAGTCGTCTCTCGTCACCCAGGCGCTGCCCGATCTGCTGCAGAAGAGCCTGTCCAGCGAGGTGGACGGCTCGTCGATCGACTCGTCGAGCGACACGCAGAGCAGCACGGCAGCGGATCCCCTGTTCTCCTCGCCGACGGCCGAGACCACCGGGCGCGCTTCCGGTCCTGCCAGTCGCGTGCGGCGCGTCGTGCAGGTGAGTCAGAAGCCGATCGGCCGCACGTCACGATCGAACGTGGCGACGTACACGGGGCTCTTCGACCGCGTCCGCGCTCTGTTCGCCGCGACTCCCGAAGCACGCCGTCGGCGCTACGCCGCGAGCCGATTCTCGTTCAACCTCCCGAGCGGACGATGCCCCACCTGCAAGGGCGAGGGCATGGTCGAGGTGGAGCTGCTCTTCCTCCCCACGGTCCACGCGCCCTGCAGCACGTGCGGTGGCACCCGCTACAACCCGGAGACCCTCGAGATCGAACTCCACGGGCACACGATCGCCGACGTCCTCGCCCTGAGCGTAAACGACGCACGTGCACTCTTCGCCGACGATGCCGACGTCACGCGGCACCTCGATGCCCTTCTCGACGTGGGACTGGGATACCTTCCGCTGGGCCAGTCCGCGACCGAGCTCTCCGGCGGCGAGGCGCAGCGCGTGAAGCTGGCGTCCGAGCTCCGGCGCGCCCAGCACGGCGACACCCTCTACCTGCTCGACGAGCCCACCTCGGGGTTGCATCCCTCAGACACCGATCGGCTGCTCGTGCATCTTCAGCATCTGGTCGACGCCGGCAACACCGTGGTGATGGTCGAGCACGACATGCGCGTGGTCGCACAGGCTGACTGGGTGATCGACATGGGCCCAGGTGCCGGAGACCTCGGAGGTGCGGTCGTGGCCGAGGGGACTCCGCGCTCCGTCGCGTCGGCGAGCGGCAGCACGACGGCGTCGTATCTTGCGAAGGCCCTCGACGCCGAGAACTGA
- a CDS encoding aldo/keto reductase yields the protein MPIAADDPRLTTPFEAASTRYADVPFQRAGASGVQLPKVSLGLWQNFGRDRTFDSQREIVLHAFDRGVVHIDLANNYGPPYGSAESTFGAVLDSGLARYRDELFVTTKAGYDMWPGPFGDGGSRKYLTRSLEQSLRRMNTDYVDVFYSHRLDPETPLDETVTALADIVRSGKALYVGISNYPAELARRAYELLAEQGVKLLLHQPRYSLFDRTPEAELFPVLRELKVGSAVFSPLAQGLLTGKYIDGDVPADSRAANSHFLDGSALTDSYLERIRGIDRVAKDAGLSIPQLAVAWVLRDPVVTTAIVGASRIGQIDDAVAASQVVLSVDVVAALEEYAATPGATVV from the coding sequence ATGCCCATCGCTGCCGATGACCCCCGCCTGACGACTCCTTTCGAGGCCGCCTCCACCCGGTACGCCGATGTGCCCTTCCAGCGCGCAGGCGCCAGCGGCGTGCAGCTGCCCAAGGTCTCGCTGGGGCTCTGGCAGAACTTCGGCCGCGACCGCACCTTCGACAGCCAGCGTGAGATCGTGCTGCACGCGTTCGACCGCGGAGTCGTGCACATCGACCTCGCCAACAACTATGGCCCGCCCTACGGCTCGGCCGAGTCGACGTTCGGCGCGGTCCTCGACAGCGGACTCGCCCGCTACCGCGACGAGCTCTTCGTGACGACGAAGGCAGGCTACGACATGTGGCCCGGACCCTTCGGAGACGGTGGGTCGCGCAAGTATCTGACCCGCTCGCTCGAGCAGAGCCTGCGGCGTATGAACACCGACTACGTCGACGTGTTCTACTCGCACCGTCTCGACCCCGAGACGCCGCTGGATGAGACGGTCACGGCCCTCGCCGACATCGTGCGCAGCGGCAAGGCGCTGTACGTCGGCATCTCGAACTACCCGGCCGAGCTCGCCCGACGGGCGTATGAGCTGCTCGCCGAACAGGGCGTGAAGCTGCTGCTGCATCAGCCCCGATACTCGCTGTTCGACCGCACGCCCGAGGCCGAGCTGTTCCCGGTGCTGCGCGAGCTGAAGGTCGGCAGCGCGGTGTTCTCGCCGCTCGCCCAGGGACTGCTCACCGGCAAGTACATCGACGGCGACGTCCCCGCCGACTCGCGCGCGGCGAACAGCCACTTCCTCGACGGATCGGCACTCACCGACAGCTATCTCGAGCGCATCCGCGGCATCGACCGCGTCGCGAAGGACGCGGGTCTGTCGATCCCGCAGCTCGCCGTCGCCTGGGTGCTGCGCGATCCGGTGGTGACCACAGCGATCGTCGGCGCATCGCGCATCGGACAGATCGACGACGCCGTCGCAGCGAGCCAGGTCGTGCTGTCGGTCGATGTCGTCGCGGCCCTCGAGGAGTACGCGGCCACCCCCGGAGCGACTGTCGTCTGA